A genomic segment from Phragmites australis chromosome 6, lpPhrAust1.1, whole genome shotgun sequence encodes:
- the LOC133922091 gene encoding bidirectional sugar transporter SWEET15-like, which produces MAFLNMEQQTWAFTFGILGNIISLMVFLSPLPTFYRVYRKKSTEGFQSTPYVVTLFSCMLWMFYAFLKSGAELLITINGVGCVIETAYIAMYLAYAPKASRVLTAKMLLGLNVGLFGLISLVTLLLSSKGTLRVHVLGWICVSVALAVFAAPLSVMRLVIRTKSVEFMPFSLSFCLVLSAVIWFAYGALKKDVFVAVPNVLGFVFGVAQMALYMTYRNKKPSAVVMMVEEVKLPEHVKEVAGSAPAAPEGRASCGAEVHPIDVLASPAAVEVHDLQAVVIDAEPIMCAAAAAETDADGGVDGVPRAPEQLVKPDTAITVGV; this is translated from the exons atggCTTTCTTGAACATGGAGCAGCAGACTTGGGCCTTCACCTTTGGTATCCTAG GTAACATAATCTCATTGATGGTGTTTCTTTCACCACT GCCGACGTTCTACCGCGTGTACCGGAAGAAGTCGACGGAGGGGTTCCAGTCGACGCCGTACGTGGTGACGCTCTTCAGCTGCATGCTGTGGATGTTCTACGCCTTCCTCAAGTCCGGCGCCGAGCTGCTCATCACCATCAACGGCGTCGGCTGCGTCATCGAGACAGCCTACATCGCCATGTACCTAGCCTACGCGCCCAAGGCCTCCAGGGTGCTCACGGCCAAGATGCTGTTGGGCCTCAACGTCGGTCTCTTCGGCCTCATCTCCCTCGTCACGCTGCTGCTCTCCTCCAAGGGCACGCTCCGCGTCCACGTGCTCGGCTGGATCTGCGTCTCCGTCGCTCTCGCCGTCTTCGCCGCCCCGCTCAGCGTCATG AGGCTCGTGATCCGGACCAAGAGCGTGGAGTTCATGCCCTTCTCGCTATCCTTCTGCTTGGTCCTGAGCGCCGTGATCTGGTTCGCGTACGGCGCGCTGAAGAAGGACGTGTTCGTGGCGGTCCCCAACGTGCTGGGCTTCGTCTTCGGCGTGGCGCAGATGGCGCTGTACATGACATACAGGAACAAGAAGCCCTCCGCCGTGGTGAtgatggtggaggaggtgaagcTGCCGGAGCACGTGAAAGAGGTGGCTGGCAGCGCGCCGGCGGCGCCCGAGGGCAGGGCCAGCTGCGGCGCCGAGGTGCACCCCATCGACGTCCTGGCGTCCCCCGCGGCGGTGGAGGTACACGACCTGCAGGCAGTGGTCATCGACGCGGAGCCGATCATGTGCGCCGCGGCAGCCGCAGAAACAGATGCGGACGGCGGGGTCGACGGCGTGCCCAGGGCGCCGGAGCAGCTGGTCAAGCCTGACACGGCCATTACTGTGGGAGTGTAG